TTGCCCAGCGAGTCCAGCGCAGTACGGCACATCCGGGCCAGCTCGGCCAGCGAGCGGTCCGCACCCAGCATCCAGACCTCCATCGCGGCGAACACCGCGGCCGCGATGCAGCGGGAGGTCACCGCGACCCGCAGCGGGTCACTTGACCCACGCCTCGCGGTGGCCCGCATCCGCTCGGCCACCGCGTCGCCGAAATCGGTCTCCACCTGCCGGATGTGGCGCACGATGCGCTCGGGATCGAGTTCCTCCTCGCGCAGCGCGGCGATGCGGGTCACCGCCTCGACGTCGTAGGGAAACGCAAAGATCGCCGCCTGAACCGCCTCGATCATCGGCTCGGCGGGCGGGCGGGCAGCCAGGGCGCTGCGGAACCACTGCAGTCCGGCGTCGTAGTCCGCGAACAGCAGGTCATGCTTGGAAGTGAAGTGCCGATAGAACGTCCGCAGCGACACCCCGGCGTCGGTGGCGATCTGCTCGGCCGAGGTGTCCTCCACGCCCTGCGCCAGGAAGCGGACCAGCGCGGCCTGCCGCAACGCTTCGCGGGTGCGTTCGCTGCGCGCGGTCTGCGGGGCTCGTGGCATGCGCGTAAAGGTACCTCAGCGTCACGCCGGTCCAGATGGCAATATTGACAAAACTTAGGGCGCATGGTGAGACTGACCGCATGATCTCGCTCATCGTGCATGCAGTGCTCGGCCTGGCGACTATCTGGTGGATCGTGGCATCCAACCGCGCGGTCTTCGCGAAACCCGCTGGGGGCAGTGCCTTCTCACCCCTGGAGGTCGTGTACTACCTGATCGGCATCGGCTCGATCGTGCTGGGCTGGTACTTCAACATCCGCTTCGTCCAGGAATACGCGCACGGCCCCAACCACAATCCGATCTGGGGGCCGGGCAGCTGGACACAGTACATCCAGCTGATGTTCACCAACCCGGCCGCGGGTTCGGCCAGCCAGGACTACACGATCATCAACGTCGTTCTGCTGCCGCTGTTCACCATCGTCGACGGCTACCGGCGTGGACTGCGGCGCCCGTGGCTCTACTTCGTGTCGAGCCTGTTCACCAGCTGCGCGTTCGCGTACGCCTTCTACTTCGCCACCATCGAGCGCCAGCACCGGCACGCCAAGGCTGCGACCTAGCGGGGTCGTTGCAGGACTGCCTCCACCACACCGCGATAGGCTGGCCGCGTCGACGAGGAGGAATGTCGTGGCCAAGCCAGTGGCACCGCGCGGATCCGCGCGCGAGCGAGTGCTGCAGGCGGCCTTGGACCTGTTCATCGAGCACAGCATCGGTGGCACATCCATGCAGATGATCGCCGACCGGCTGGGCGTGAGCAAACCCGCTGTCTACTACCAGTTCCGGTCCCGCGATGACATCGTCGTCGCGCTGGTGGAGCCGATGTTCGACGATATCGTCCGGGTCATCAAGATCGCCGAGGCCATGCCGACGCAGCAGGGCCAGCGGGACGTGACCGTCAGTGGCGTCGTCGAACTCGCCGTCCGCTACCGCCGGCTCGCCTTCCTGTTCTACGACCGCGGCATGGAGCACGCGGTGCGGGCCCGCGACGACTTCATGGCCGTCAGCGACGCCGCGGCGGCCATCCTGCGGGGCCCCGATCCCGATGCCAGAACTCGGGTGATCACGACCACCTTGATGGCTGGAGCCTTCACCGCAGCAGCCGACCCCGAACTGGCAGACATTGCCGACGAACAGCTGCACGAGATCCTGCTGGACACGGCACGGCAGATCATGGCGTTACTGACCTAGCGGGTCAGGTCCAGTTCCACACGCCCATGTCGGCAGCGGGGTACTGCTCGCACACATCGGTCGTCCGGGCAGCAACGCCGTGGTTGTTGAAGAACAGCTTGGCCCAGTTCGGCCACGCGAAAGCAAGTTTCTCGTAGTAGATGTCGGTGGCCAGGTTCTCCGAGTAGGCGCGCCGGCCCGGGTAATCCATGCCAAAGAACCAGTGGATCCGATCCTGCACCGCCTCATGTACCTGCGGGGACTTGTTGTTGTAGTCGATCATGTAGCGCTCGTAGTAGACCGGCGTGACATCGCGGGCGGCCGCCATGATCTGTTCGGCGGTACAGGTGGTGTGCAGCATCCGGTTGGGAATCGGGAAGTTCTCCGTCGCATCGGCCGATGCAGTCCCCGCCGCGGCCATACCGGTCAGCAGCCCTACCGCCAGAGCCCAGCTCTTGCGGTTCATCGAATACCTCCAGCGTGTTCCAGAACGGTCAGCTTGTCGGGGCAGTAGGTGCTCAGCGCCGTACCCACAAACTGCCAGGCCTGTTGGGGGTCGGCGCCTTTGATGTTCTTGGCGACGAACGCCGCCGACTCGGAAGCGTCGCGGTCGACGTCGTTGGCCAAGCGCTTGCAGGTGAGCTTGCCGATCCAGGCGTTGTAGTCACGCGCCCCGTAGATCCCGTAGCCGTGCAACCGGCCGGCGAATTCGGTGTCGACATCGGCGTGCGCCGGTCCCGCGAGGATGATTGCCGCCGACACAGCTGCCAACGCGGCTACGGGTCCGAACCTCATCACCAACCTCCCCGATGCGCTCCGCCACCTGACTCCACGAGCTCGTCGCTCGGGTTGCGCTGCAACGGCGCCGGCCAGGGAGAGGGCTTGGGCCGCAGCCGCGGCACCTGCGGCCACCAGAACCATTTGCCGAGCAGCGTCGCGATCGACGGCGTCATGAACGACCGGATGATCAGGGTGTCAAGTAGCAGCCCCAGGCCGATCGTGGTGCCCACCTGACCGATCACCCGCAGTTCACTGATCGCCATCGTCATCATCGTGAAGGCGAACACCAGTCCCGCCGCGGTGACCACCGACCCGCTGCCGCCCATCGCCCGGATCATGCCGGTGTGCAGCCCGGCGTGGATCTCCTCCCGCAGACGGGAAACCAGCAGCAGGTTGTAGTCGGCGCCCACCGCCAACAGGATGATCACCGCCATGGCCATCACCATCCAGTGCACCTGCAGACCGATGATGTTCTGCCAGAGCAACACCGACAACCCGAAGGCGCTGCCGAGTGACACCACCACGGTGCCCACGATCACCAGCGCGGCCACCACGGCACGGGTGATGATCAGCATGATGATGAAGATCAGGCACAGCGCCGCGACGCCGGCGATCAGCAGGTCGTAATTGGAGCCCTCCTGCATGTCTTTGAACATCGCGGCGGTACCACCGACGTAGATCTTCGAGCCCTCCCAGGGGGTGGTCTTGATGGCTTCCTTCGCGGCAAGCTTGATCGCGTCTATGTGCTTGATGCCTTCTGCGCTCAGCGGATCGCCCTCGTGATTGACGATGAACCGCACGGCATGCCCATCCGGCGACACGAAACTCTTCATGCCGCGCTGGAATTCGGCGTTATCGAAGATCTCCGGAGGCAGATAGAACGAGTCGTCGTTGCGAGCCTTGTCGAAGGCCTCCCCCATCGCGGCGGGATCCCCTTGGGCTTCCTGCGCCTGCTTGGCCAGTCCACTTTGGGTGGCATAGGTCGTCAGCATCATGGCCTTGGTGTTCTTCATCATCTGGATCATCGGCGGCATCAGCGTGAGCATCTGCGGCAGCTGCGCGGCCATCGCGTCCATGTCCGGAACGATCTGCTTGAAGCTGTCGGTCATGGTGTCGACTCCATCCATGGCATCG
The window above is part of the Mycolicibacter sp. MU0102 genome. Proteins encoded here:
- a CDS encoding TetR/AcrR family transcriptional regulator gives rise to the protein MPRAPQTARSERTREALRQAALVRFLAQGVEDTSAEQIATDAGVSLRTFYRHFTSKHDLLFADYDAGLQWFRSALAARPPAEPMIEAVQAAIFAFPYDVEAVTRIAALREEELDPERIVRHIRQVETDFGDAVAERMRATARRGSSDPLRVAVTSRCIAAAVFAAMEVWMLGADRSLAELARMCRTALDSLGKL
- a CDS encoding DUF2834 domain-containing protein, which translates into the protein MISLIVHAVLGLATIWWIVASNRAVFAKPAGGSAFSPLEVVYYLIGIGSIVLGWYFNIRFVQEYAHGPNHNPIWGPGSWTQYIQLMFTNPAAGSASQDYTIINVVLLPLFTIVDGYRRGLRRPWLYFVSSLFTSCAFAYAFYFATIERQHRHAKAAT
- a CDS encoding TetR/AcrR family transcriptional regulator, translating into MAKPVAPRGSARERVLQAALDLFIEHSIGGTSMQMIADRLGVSKPAVYYQFRSRDDIVVALVEPMFDDIVRVIKIAEAMPTQQGQRDVTVSGVVELAVRYRRLAFLFYDRGMEHAVRARDDFMAVSDAAAAILRGPDPDARTRVITTTLMAGAFTAAADPELADIADEQLHEILLDTARQIMALLT
- a CDS encoding DUF5078 domain-containing protein produces the protein MNRKSWALAVGLLTGMAAAGTASADATENFPIPNRMLHTTCTAEQIMAAARDVTPVYYERYMIDYNNKSPQVHEAVQDRIHWFFGMDYPGRRAYSENLATDIYYEKLAFAWPNWAKLFFNNHGVAARTTDVCEQYPAADMGVWNWT
- a CDS encoding DUF732 domain-containing protein, whose protein sequence is MRFGPVAALAAVSAAIILAGPAHADVDTEFAGRLHGYGIYGARDYNAWIGKLTCKRLANDVDRDASESAAFVAKNIKGADPQQAWQFVGTALSTYCPDKLTVLEHAGGIR